The Thunnus thynnus chromosome 2, fThuThy2.1, whole genome shotgun sequence genome includes a region encoding these proteins:
- the LOC137200036 gene encoding protease-associated domain-containing protein 1-like, whose translation MAKVVLSTALVLYLWSVFMQFSRMSGLGVNELLYFRVISPEEIGYIFSAAPAKDFGGDFTSSYDEIFLVPADPADGCSDLKDREIIQGQVILVERGGCSFVQKARHVEEAGGKAVLIADNAVDNDSQYLDMITDGSTAKPSIPALFLLGRDGMMIKRSLQRQALPWAVISIPVNVSSLASFPLKQPPWTLW comes from the exons ATGGCAAAGGTTGTTCTGTCAACAGCTTTAGTTTTATACCTCTGGAGTGTTTTCATGCAGTTCAGTCGCATGTCAG GTCTTGGGGTTAATGAATTGCTGTATTTCCGGGTCATCAGTCCAGAGGAGATAGGGTACATCTTCAGTGCAGCGCCTGCTAAAGACTTTGGAGGAGACTTT ACATCATCGTATGATGAGATTTTCCTGGTGCCAGCGGACCCAGCAGATGGCTGCTCAGACCTGAAGGACAGAGAAATCATCCAGGGACAAGTCATTCTGGTGGAGAGGGG AGGTTGTTCCTTTGTACAAAAGGCCCGACATGTGGAGGAAGCAGGAGGCAAAGCTGTTCTGATTGCTGATAATGCGGTGGATAATGACAGTCAGTACCTTGATATGATCACTGATGGAAGCACTGCTAAACCAAGCATACCTGCTTTATTCCTGCTGGGACGTGACGG GATGATGATCAAACGATCTCTTCAAAGACAAGCACTGCCGTGGGCTGTCATTTCCATTCCTGTTAATGTTTCCTCTTTGGCCTCCTTCCCACTCAAGCAGCCCCCATGGACACTGTGGTAG